The following is a genomic window from Episyrphus balteatus chromosome 1, idEpiBalt1.1, whole genome shotgun sequence.
aatgaATTTAGATTAGCATACAAGTACTGAGCTACTTAAAGGCTAGAAAAAGAGTAaaatcccggacaattgatagaaactatcccggacgtcccccacacagccaaaaaagagtacatgtccgggaaaacccggacgcatGGCAACCCTATCTTCATGGGATATTCTTTGAAGTTCTTTATAGCGCAGTGAAAAATTCTCTATAAACATACTCTTACTAGCTAAAGATGTTGAGAAATGTTTGCCACTAGGAATCAGggaaaaagtcataaaaagCTTCTTAACCAACTTACAATTTTGTTCTATAAATAACCTTCTTTATATATAACGATTTTTGAACTTTCACCACttataaacatacaaaaaataattatactaAAATAGGActgacttaatttttttaaattaagaattaAGACTTTGATCGAATTGTATACTCGAATTGTAtatccgaggttaaacccttatttgccTGGGCTAATAGTATTTTCTTACTATCAACatattctgtttatttttttgggtccTTGAAAGGAAAGCTgacaaaatattgtttgttaGCCATACAAATATGTCTTTTCGTTCCAAAACATTTGTAAAATCCTTCAAAAGATCAATTTAATTTTCCTGGGGctcaattatttaaattttttcaggaGCCAAATAATGGAACCGGGCCCCACCAATTGTGCGGCTAGCCCAAAATGCATATATGTCAAAAAGGCCCATAATGTGTATCTCTTGTGTTCTCGCTGATTCAACTCGGCCCTGGGGCATAGCCCCTGCTACTCTAATGATAAGTTCGTCAGTTAATCATAACACGGCTACTTCAGTTGCCTGAACAAAATTGTCCGAACGAAATAAAAGCCTACAAACaacttttcttaaaagaaatcttgtatattttatttcaaattaaaaacaaaaaaatatacaatcataatatttttattttattgattaaatcatttaaaagtaataaaaattataaagacactttttgaTTCTCATCATTTTCAttacatattattttaaaaaaataaaacaataaagactataaaacttatttatttgaattgtaatattttaaaaataaaaatagataaaggaaaacaattaaattataCAATATATTGTTTTAAACAACTATTTGTACAATTATGAAGGCAAGTTCTACTAAATAAAAGAAagtcttttttttgttattttatattttaagattAACAgagaaattataaataaatacatatttgttttttttttttcaataacaataatcatatttttttctcatcGTTAAATTTACATAACTACATatatgtttttcattttaaaaattaggtacttattttttaatattaaattatttgatttaatgaattgttttttttttttcttgtaaatgcatttctaattttttttttttttattaattttatttttatgagctacatttataatgttgttgttttttttttaaattttagtttaataTGCTTGTGAATTTagagtaatatattttttataaatctagaaaaatgtatatatccTATGTTATAATGATGAATTcatgtaaagtttttttttatttttttttttgtatgcaatgaATGAGGAGCGAAAATGTAATGTTTTAGTTAATATCATGATTTTAATGCgttttttagtgaaaatttattgcaaacatATTTAAGAAATATTGTAATATTAGCAAGTCATGTTTTACAATTAAATATGTCTGCAATCGTTTGATGTGTGCTTCTGAAGTtatattatgtatgtttttttttttaattttttctacagCGCCTATAAAAAAGGACAATGTatgcaaacaaaattgattAATAAAGTAATGgttaacaaaaattaagaaaatgtttttttttttaatttcttaccgtttaaatactattttagTTCTTTTCTAAAATAAGTGAAAACATTTGTGtatgttaaaagaaaaatatttattttaacatcAAACTCATTGAAATTTAAGTCATTGAGATGTGTTGagtgttattttatttagttcGATTAAAAAAGGATGTACATAAATAATCTTAACAATCATTTTGTCCAATTGTTTTAAGGAgttgaaaatataatataaatttgtatattaaataaataataaataaaattgtggcACAAAATTCCAATAAAGTTGCAAGGCCTATAGCCTAACAACGCTCAACCATTCTTGTTTGCGTGTAGGCCTACAATTTACTAGGGGTGTGCTAAAGAGTGATTTTTAAATAGAAGTGATAGCAGTGAGCATCGTATAAAAAGTACAGCTTTAAATAGCTGCTATTTAATCACTCTTAAAATAACAGTTAACGCCGCAAATTATTCTTTAAATTTCTACctgatttgaaatatgattaaaaatatgaaatacaaaataaataaaaggaaagtgaccattttcgaatttttataataagaaataactcTTTGAATGCCTGAcgcaattgtatttaaaattgaacTTCTCTGTTTCGTCATCATCATGGTAATCTTTTCTCTGCATTTCTTTTTCaaagtaaattaaatcattagatatgaaaaaaaaaatgctcacaAAACAGctgtgaaatttttaaatagccGAGAATATTTTCTGAGCAGAAAAGTGAAGTAACAAATAACAGAGAgcatttttgcttaaaaaagcaGTGAAATCCTTAAGAGTATCGAACATGTTTGATGTTCTCACTGTTCACTTGATCGCTTCATATTCATCATTGTATATTAAATAGAACACAGCAAATTCGATTGGGTTGGATTTTTTAAGGCTGAGAACTGAGCGTTGAGCAGCTATTTTAAAGAACAATCGCAAATGTTCAAATCGAATCCTAACGCCTAAGCTTTTTCTGTCAATTCCTCACAAGAGGCAGTTACCAATAGACCATCGCACTAACCATTACGCTCCAGTATACTACATTTATTAATAATTACTGCAATTAATAATAGACTTGAATTTCAATAACCGTCACAGTAAGAGAATgttctaaaattattttacttttttttaagaaaaaaaaatgttccacatacgccgtAGTGACCGTTTAAATTATATTAGTTTGCTCTTATAAccaaaatgtaagaaaaaccatattttaagttcattttgttaaaaaaaaatttctgtagtttttttttttcatttgcatagGGTTGCCATAATTGTAGGCCTATATtcctttaattaatttattaatttttgtttcaatatttaagCTTTTGTTTAGCACTTTTACTTGATCAGACTACAAAGATATGGCAAAATTACTCATGtaacaatttttcctttaaaagcGGGCTGCCACaaagaagttcccattttaaaagtggcaatcctacttttttcaattttagtatCAACTTATCATTGATTTTACACCAGTTTTAACCTATAACTTTATTAGCTTAGTAACTGGACGGTTTCCATTacgtattgaaaatatttttgaaatcttCAATTTGAACAACctgatttaaaattatatttactaaaaaactacaattttaaACCCTTTATTTCCTTATATTGTATAAAATTTGGACAAAATTacatgcataaaaaaaagaaaccatttCTGGAAAAAACAATGTACCAACATTATGTATACCTGtgttacaataaaaaatttcaattttaaacttATAATAATATTGcaaccttaaaaaatatcgcaataatttattttataaaaaaaaaaaacagatcttaaaaacaaaatttaaatatctaattttgaaatattataaatttaccagtcatttttcatttttgattcaaaataattttagccACATAATAAATATTGCACAAATAAACTAATTcaacttttgaaatataaaaaaaataacaaaatgttaaattattgtattttatactTTCATTGTCCATTTTATAAAGCACCATTCcacattaatttataattaaaaactatgtttttttttatgtatgtatgtaatgtattgtattgtattttttttttacatttaagtaatcatatttaaaattgttaattttgagatttttcattttataaatctataaaatgtctaaataaatataaaaacaaaattaaaattatattcttaaagttaaaactaattaaaaaaaattaaaaatactttttctaatatgtatacatttttgCTACACAACAACAATACGAAatgaattgtttatttgtttttgttaagacagatagttttaaaatatattttcttttgtttgcataatatttaactatatcggttctttatattttttcgcTTTCTTTTTCTTGTATATTATCTTTCTCAttcgattttcttatttttcatatttttttgcttagcaAAAAAGTGCACTTTTTTATACTGTTTCTACggttattttatttctatttccagtttgatattaaaaaaaaacacaaaatgtttttttttttttaagttcgacACATTTTGTGTGTGATAATTATATTCCGTTGATTATGagatttcattaattttagagtcatgtaaaatttcgaaaaaaaaaaacaataattataattaaataacaattttaaagacTTTCAAATATGTAATTGGGAATCAAACGAGGAATGTTTCAATTACATGGGCAATAGCGCaatattttatgttattttgtaTCCTGAAATACATTGAACATAAAATCAATGCTAAAAAATTGCACAATCCATTATAAGCCcctaaaataaaacataatggGGAAAACCAGGTTCTctgttttgttcaaataaaattcaCTGAGAATCCTTAATTGcctaaaaatatgtattttttttttttgcttaaattaatACATACATTGTATCAGcaaattttttgttaactttttttcatcACGAAATTggtatcttgttttttttttctgaaaccaatttaaaacagaaatgctaatctttaaaaaaatcttattataAGATTGAAACATTCCCACACTTTTTATTCtaattgtattaaattaaatatgaatTATGAAATGTGCTCTTAAATACATACGACCAACGCTTGGCGTTTTCAACATGAAAATTGGCTTTGCTCTTTCATAATGGGAAAgacacaaaataaattttctttttgtatggCCAGGCCAATACATTTGGTTACTGATAAAATATGAGCACATATCAGTTTTACTACTACTCCAACTTCCTTTAAGTTTCTTGGTGAAATATTTATCGGTTCCATAAAATTTGCATACAAAACCCATCCTCTAggtcgaaatttaaaaatttgaattaacaatatattttcagataaaaagaatttttttttattaagagttGACCAAACCTTTGATTCATAACTTGTGTTTTCTGCCTATGGAGATTCCTTCCCAAACCATGATAGAATACACCcagattttattaatattatgtACTTACTCTTGCAGttgaaaacacttttatgttagtttacttgtagattggctctatatatattttaaagagattttgttgatgttcttaaaagaaaatttttttttgttatttgacttttttgagaaaaactaaaaatgcagttttattgcaattgctttgaatattatgtatgcaatgtttaatcaaaatcgttagagcggttttaGAGATATTtagtataaattgaaaaatttgtatgggaggtacactttctacgtgagataaaaaaaaaaaaaaacaactttcagaattccataaaaatcatctgtaccaaatttgaaggaaaaccatcaacccgtttaggctgttgaaatgtgtacagatggacggaattggaattctccatcatcgtaatgttggttatgattaaaacctcgaattttttttcgacacgaaaccaatacttgccctatagatacggtgaccatatttctggaagcgaaacccgggacagataaaaaaattcgttggatcgttttgaaaatattgatttttcaaaaaaaattaaatttttttaaggtccaatttattcacactccattaaatttaaagtcgccattaaaaaagttaaattttaaaatttgtatgcgatttgacagttttataatttttaatggagcctttaaaaataatggagagtgaataaattgggcctaaatgagttttcataatttttccttattttgttatcaagatttcctaaacgattttatgggaagcgtttttgttgaaatcatttaagtcgtttacgaagtCAGagatcaagaaaatggttttatagtaatgtctgttaataacttctaaaaaaaaatatttttttaatcaaaatcgggagagctctttttttaacattttaattttattttaaatgattttgaaattttatgatctttaacacaacttttaacatgtctttaaaagttttgaaacttatctgggttctttactcttccatatgttgatctttattcgaaaacattttacctaGTGTAGCAACCTGAccaacagaagctggaacttaataattgacgaacatttacaaaaaactaaagcctactCTACATATATAAAACCagcacaaaattttaattttcgttgcacagtacgcagcttaggtaacgaaattcttacctgtgctagaatatatggagatttttcaatcgtttgtcactcacatttatttgtccaggcaagttttttaactttggagacttagaaacattttcgttttgcttcagctgcgtactaggcttaatgctttatccgaaaaattagaataattttaatttccaaccactgtattcttgttttccgtacaaagtatttaaaatattgaatacaaaaatcagagaatatccaaatacgggacaatcacgggacaaattacaaaatacgggacacttatacgtcccgggtttcttaaataaaaacccggggcaagctgtagaaatacgggacagtcccgggtaaaccgggacggatggtcaccgtacctatagagcaagtaaaaatcttaaataaacaaaaaaaagtatgcaatttgatttctttaacTAAGATTAAGAgccgtttgaaaaaaattatgtttttttggaaaaatgtggCTATTACTAATCgaacatttaattttacaaaaacaaaaaaaaaaatcaatttttattttaaatctgaaaataattgttttcaaattttaattttaggtttATACTTAAACTATAAACATAAATGCTTTTGAACCAACAATTTCGGTAAAATTGAACAAAGtgaaaatcatatttaaaaaaaaaccgttctatggcagataAGGTTTTATAGATAatccttgtttaaaaactaatatttgaatttatttaacaacAAATCGTTGGagctatttttgagaaaattaaacttttccaaaattgaatcatttatttgcaaaacatgataagtccatgattttaaatttttcaggagaagaaaaaagcgttctattttcttttgatatgcgtagaaaaatttataaaaaatatattctgtagaactcttgcctagctacaaaataccgtttcgtttttaatttttggagcgatagctcaaaagataaaaaataaaaacgcttttggacttatcatactttgaaaataaacggatgtgaaattagtttttaaatggatatgcaattttgcttttagccccagtctatcaaacaattgtatttgagaataaaatacaatgtccggactgctaatttaactttaaagtagctttaaacttaagattttcagccattaatctaatataccatttacacaaaaagaagctgttgtttattttcaaaagatgataagtccgggacttattctgtttttgatacctactaaaaaaatatttcgcgtagctgtaaaatcggatatagatggagtagatagttgatattttaaagacagacgtggttatccctggagtacaaatttagtcaaaaaaacgaattttgaaaaaaagtggacttatcatgttttgcaaataaatgattcaattggtATGTACATTTATATGATCgttatttttagtaaaaataaataattccaaaaccagcctggagagtctccaaaaaactCTACAATAGACTTGCAAGATTCACATTTTGTATTCTTTATCATCTTAATGTCATgcctgattgttatctcaacttatttttttcgaatgcataatttgataaaaattacctatgtatacatataaaacaaaaataataacatgtTTCAATGATagattcaaaaactttttaaacagCATTTGCCAGCAAAGATCAACTCTGTGGATTTGTATATCAATTATAGAATACGTTTCAGATACTTGATTTCCAACAAATaggaaaaaaatcttattttcctTTTATCAGTTAAAGCCCACCCAgctaaatacatatgtatttaagAGCACATTCCCTTCACCAAGAAAAATAAGAAGTATAAAAAACTTCtaataaaaatcgaaattaaaaaaaaataataattgaatatgtattttttcgatAGAGTTACCAGTCTCTTTTTCACaatcagtcagttacggtttttcaaataccttcccttaaattatatattattatataaaaaaaaaatacattttaacaaacaaatacaaataaacaaaacatcaaCAATGTATTAAAGTAGTCATAAATCCTACTTTTTCTCTATGACCCCAAATGCCCCAATGCCGCTTAGACCCTAATAACTGACCTTTTTACGTAATTTCAGCGATAGGGACTGCCGCAATGGTGGATCGGGTTGTTGTGATTCTACAAATCTATTTGTACTACTACGTCCACTACTTGCATTCGCTGCTGCTGCCACTGCAGTAGCCGACGAATGAGCATGCAGCAGTAAAGAATCCATCACTGAACCAGGTCCAATAAGTCGCCTGGCCAATGATGGATTCTTTACAACTGATGGTGCTGGCGATGTTGATGCCGAAACTGATATGGCACCATGAGAATGATTATAATTACCGCCAGTTCGGTACGAAGTGGTGGACGTTGTTGTTCCCGTTCCAGATGATGATGAATTGGGATTATTATTGCTACTTCCACTTTGATTGGCAGTCTTGCGCAGCAACTTTGTATTGTACTCATCGCACTTGTCTTTTTCTATTCGAGTGCTGCTTAAAGAGCGTTTATTGCGTTTGGTTATATTATTGTTAACCGGAATGCCAGATGgttgatgatgattatgatgtTGATGCTGATGTGAATGATGCAGGTTTGAATGATATTGAGAATGTGTGGAAGAAATACCACCAGTATTACTGCTGGCAGCTTTCAATTCCAATACAACACCTCCGCCATTGTTGATGTTCGTTTTTTGATTATTGCTGGAAGAAGAGAGATTGTTATCATCGATTAGCAATTTCTGGCTTACACCCGTCGTTGTCCCCGTCAAAGCAGTCATTGGCGGAACACTGATCGGATTCGAATTGTGATCAACATGAACACCAACACCAGAAGAAGCACAGACAGAAGTTAATACTGAGGATGAGGAAGTGGTGTtaccgccgccgccgccgcaaGTGGCAGTGGTTGAGCTGTCACGATAGTTGTACCTTGTACCTGCAGCTGCAGCTAATACAGAACCAGCTGAACTTGAAGTTGGTGTCTGTGACGCCGATGGTTGCTGTTCAACACTATGCGCCGATGTACGATAACGTATTCGTGATCGGCCACGCAACGTCATATGATGCAAATGATGACCAAGGCGCGATGATGATCGACCCGGAAGCACTAAAttagtgttgttgttgttattgttgttgttattagtGCTGACTGCCCCTCCGCCAGCAGGGCCACCTCCACCACTGTCCACATCGCGAACTATTGGAATTTTACTCTCGGTTATCGATGCCATTACACTGGACGAGGATAGAAGGGTATTGTTGTGGGTTTTGGTCTGTTTATTCAAACTACTAAGGGTTGGTGCAGTCACATCATGATGATGGTGTTCCAGTTgctgatgataatgatgattgGAATTTTGGACAGACCCAGCCATTGAACTATTTAGATTATTATTAGTAGTAGCTAGAGAAGATGTTGTTGTGGATGTGTTGGTGTTGGTATTGATATTGGTATTGGTATTGGTAATAGTGGTTGAGGTCGATGATGAGGTGCTGTTAGTGATGGTAGAACTAGAGAAGGATGTTGATGGGATATTACTCTGTTGTGCTTCCGCTTTACGCATGTGCATTAGGCCCATTCTGGTAGgattcagtttatttttttttttttcattttcaacaaaatacagAGGATAGAAGAGGagagataaaaagaaaaaaaaaagataaaaacatagaatgagaacattttaaaattctcAAGACGTCTTTTGTACTACAgagaaataaattcaatttaaaaataacaaaaaatgaagcATAGCAAAAAAAGATCCAATATATACGcaggaaaagaaaaataattcaaagcataaacaaaaaataaataaaaacaatcacaaaaaaatccaaaagaaaacattttttattcggaaacaaaaaaaaaaaaacaattttgtaatttgtaattaaatttattggcatgcgatacataaataaaatacacagggatttaaaattttgtttttttaatcaccttaaaaaagaacatttaaataaaaacaaaaaaatactagtCATAATAAGGGTTATATAGTTTGTGccgttggatttaaaaaaaatatatttataactcttgttttattgaaaaacatagaGAAGAGTGTTTTAGTATTGtaaacatttctttttatttttgtaaatatttttaattaaatttaatactaaatgccatttatttttcatatcattaaataaaaaaaaaaaactataaaattgtatttatgcTTAAAGTACTTTAAAAACTGTCCAAGAAAAATAATGCACATTttatcaatacaaaattaaaatcaaatcttAAAACTTGGTGTCCTTTAAATTGTTTTCTTGCCGGACTTATTTCAAACACTTGAGATTTCACTCCTTTTTACATAATATAGACCTTGACTAGCGAACAAATTGTTTGCTCTTTTTAAACTACTATCTagcattttttaaagtaaaaaaaattctaggatTGTAGAATTGAAATGGGCGGTTGCAACCTGACAGCGTCAAACAACATAATAAGAAATAAGCTAGATCTAGTTTGAGATTGACCATCAACACCAGGTATAATACCAGCTGATCTCCAAATGGTCGAAGACTTAACTATCCATATCTTCGAGATAATTCTATGACTAAAGGCCATAACTATAGGTGATGATACCCGGGTACTCGAGTAAATCGGGTAAtgcccgggtacccgggtactacCCGGGTACCCAACTACCCGATTACCCGGGTATAATTTGTTACTGAATTTATCGGAATTGCTTCCTActtttatcaaatatttttccACGACTAGTAAAATGCTTTTGAAAAAGTGATAAAGATAgtaatataattgtttttatttgtataccCTTCCTAAAACTCTAGAATGATAGATCTGAATTTGATTCTAAAGGCTTTATTAAGGACTCCCGAGACAAACGTTCGACTCGTGGCTTATCTATTTGCATAAAGAGatcattttttattgatctGAGATCAAATTTTCCAGATctcgatttttaaagaaatttacaCCATGTGCATATGCACATGCACTTTCACATGTGAACATTTGTTGACcaggttttttttgtatatggaaaaattgctacgaataaaaataaatcttttggcATTATCCATTTGCCACAAGAGATCATTGGATTTGCTacaaaaatctctgtttcaaATGGAAATCGACATTAGTGTGTTCGCTGTTTTCCAAACCAAAATGGTCAGTCATAACTTGGAGGTAGTAAAGTACTTCGTGTATCTAGGCTCTGCTTTTAATACAGGCAATAACACTAGCGTTGAAATCAATCGAAGAATTACTCTTGTCAACTTCTGCTACTTTGAGAATGGCAATTTACCAGAAAAGCCCTCTCTCGAGCAACTAAGGTGTCCTTATACAAGACTGGGACTCTTATCATCCCAGTCCTTCAATATGCTGCAGAGGCATGGACTTTGAAGAAAGTAGACGAAAGATCTTTGGAAtgtgtcgagaaaaaaattccTCGGGAGATTTTTGGTCCATTCTACATTAATGGCTATTGGTGACGAAGATACAACATCGAGCTGTACGGGTTGTACAAGATGGATAGGTCATGTTAAGAGTatctcaatcaacttggcgtgcgaaaGTGAATGCAGCTGTCAAAGGATAAAGCTGGCTGTAGAAGCTCTTTGGTTGAGGCCCGGAGTCACAACGGGTTGTAGCACCTCCTTAAGACGCTGGTTACCTCAACTAATATGAATTTTCACATTAGAAGAACCCTTAAAAAGGTTGAACAGTAATCTACATAatactttaaattttgattgatcATTCATTTTTCtctaattttaatgtttccCATTTTTGTGATGTCTTACGCGCTTTGAAAAAtaaactactaaaaaaataaatggcattttttttaattcgaaatatttgtaatttttaaaaattctaaaaaaaaatatacataatttttaccaaaacaagaaaaacttaaaaaccaatttcgttaaataaaaaaaaaaaaaaaaaaaactatacaaaaaaagaCTATTAATTTACTTACATaaacatataaataaaacatttccataatcaaaaaacaaaaaatggcaaGCATTTAAAGGACATTATACTTATATAAGggatccaacaaaaaaaaatacaggacCATTTATTTTATTGGAATGGATAAAGGAAGACGTTACTTTAGCATCGCAAATCAAACAAATTTACAACAgaacaaataattatttaaaaaaaaatatatacttaaAACGAAATTATGTAGTTCCACCCAaaaaaggttgtttttcaatttggaGGGATTTGTTTTTGGAAGCTACTCTTACCTCTTGCTATAGAACGCAAGACCTTTGGTTCTTGTACTGCTTATAGAGCTAGTTGTAGTACTTGTTGTTAATGTACCAACCGAAGAAGGATTTGTAtgcgttgttgttgtttcaatACAATCAATTGTGGTCTTCAAGAGTGATGGCGACAGTGATGTACTACTCAAGACATTCACAATATTGCCATTATTATTTCTAAATGGCTGCGATCGTGCACGGGTATGTCTAGCTGGATTATCACAGTcactagaaaaaaattaaagtttaatatAAGTTTtagaagaattcaaaaaaacaatataaaaggAAACCAAACTAACAGTGTTCCAGGTACATTGACTGATCTTGAATTATGCTGCCTGCGCATTGCTTTAATCTGATTAAGTTTATCGCCTTGAGTTTGGGCATTTTTCTTATCAATAGCTGCCTGAGTCATCTTTACCGTCGATGCTATCGTATGCTTATTAGCTGCCTCGAAAATACTACAtggttttttcaatttcttttcaGCATACAAAGGCTCTATGGAAAGTTTATTGTTGTCAACAACATCATTACTACTACGATGCAATGGTTTTTCATCGTCATTATTATCATCATCACCACTTGACGATTCATCTTCTTCAACATGTTTTGTTGTGAGCACCTTCTTTTTGGGAACATTTCCGTTTTCATTCTCTTCATCGTTGATATGCATTGTATCGA
Proteins encoded in this region:
- the LOC129907874 gene encoding dual specificity protein phosphatase CDC14A, whose product is MIDDDNSDLLASASEIQRNRLYFVAFKKNFKPKNTPSTHYFSIDEDFVYENFYNDFGPLNICMLYRYCQKLNRKITSKWHSNKKIIHYTSMNPAKRLNAAYLIGSYAVIYLNRTPEEAYRPLVAGDIPAYTRFCDASYGPSGYKISLIDCINAVYKALKAGFFNFDDFDAEEYEYFERVENGDFNWIVPEKFIAFCGPHQKSKTLSNGYPCHSPETYFEYFRENNVTTVIRLNAKVYHASSFENAGFDHKDLFFIDGSTPSDLILKKFLNICETTKGAIAVHCKAGLGRTGSLIGAYIMKHYSFTALEAIAWLRLCRPGSVIGHQQQWMEDKQAWLLTEGERHRKRWNTEPPKHKYGIYSLILNGKASNQQLNDNSEVLLTSRVKGISQKVDTMHINDEENENGNVPKKKVLTTKHVEEDESSSGDDDNNDDEKPLHRSSNDVVDNNKLSIEPLYAEKKLKKPCSIFEAANKHTIASTVKMTQAAIDKKNAQTQGDKLNQIKAMRRQHNSRSVNVPGTLDCDNPARHTRARSQPFRNNNGNIVNVLSSTSLSPSLLKTTIDCIETTTTHTNPSSVGTLTTSTTTSSISSTRTKGLAFYSKRMGLMHMRKAEAQQSNIPSTSFSSSTITNSTSSSTSTTITNTNTNINTNTNTSTTTSSLATTNNNLNSSMAGSVQNSNHHYHQQLEHHHHDVTAPTLSSLNKQTKTHNNTLLSSSSVMASITESKIPIVRDVDSGGGGPAGGGAVSTNNNNNNNNNTNLVLPGRSSSRLGHHLHHMTLRGRSRIRYRTSAHSVEQQPSASQTPTSSSAGSVLAAAAGTRYNYRDSSTTATCGGGGGNTTSSSSVLTSVCASSGVGVHVDHNSNPISVPPMTALTGTTTGVSQKLLIDDNNLSSSSNNQKTNINNGGGVVLELKAASSNTGGISSTHSQYHSNLHHSHQHQHHNHHQPSGIPVNNNITKRNKRSLSSTRIEKDKCDEYNTKLLRKTANQSGSSNNNPNSSSSGTGTTTSTTSYRTGGNYNHSHGAISVSASTSPAPSVVKNPSLARRLIGPGSVMDSLLLHAHSSATAVAAAANASSGRSSTNRFVESQQPDPPLRQSLSLKLRKKVSY